Proteins co-encoded in one Haloarcula pelagica genomic window:
- the pstB gene encoding phosphate ABC transporter ATP-binding protein PstB has protein sequence MSNTVNDTQSTDPETATTTTAGESEERTRPEWTDYDFAGRAKLSVEDLNVWYGSDHALKDVSMEIPENSVTALIGPSGCGKSTYLRCLNRMNDRIKAARVQGSVELEGTEIYDPNANLVELRKRIGMVFQSPNPFPKSIRENISYGPRKHGDINKGLLARLFGRDDTDEEAELVERSLRQAALWEEVSDRLDDNALGLSGGQQQRLCIARCLAVDPDVILMDEPASALDPIATSKIEDLVEELSKEYTVVIVTHNMQQAARISDQTAVFLTGGELVEYDDTDKIFENPESQRVEDYITGKFG, from the coding sequence ATGAGTAACACAGTCAACGACACCCAGAGTACCGACCCCGAGACAGCCACCACGACGACCGCCGGCGAGAGCGAGGAACGGACCCGGCCCGAGTGGACCGACTACGACTTCGCGGGCCGCGCGAAGCTCTCGGTCGAGGACCTCAACGTCTGGTACGGCAGCGACCACGCGCTGAAGGATGTCTCGATGGAGATCCCCGAGAACAGCGTCACGGCGCTGATCGGTCCCTCCGGCTGTGGGAAGTCGACGTATCTGCGGTGTCTCAACCGGATGAACGACCGGATCAAGGCCGCCCGCGTCCAGGGGTCGGTCGAGCTGGAGGGGACCGAGATCTACGACCCCAACGCCAACCTCGTCGAACTGCGCAAGCGGATCGGGATGGTGTTCCAGTCGCCAAACCCCTTCCCGAAGTCGATCCGGGAGAACATCTCCTACGGCCCGCGCAAGCACGGTGACATCAACAAGGGGCTGCTCGCGCGGCTGTTCGGCCGGGACGACACCGACGAGGAGGCCGAACTCGTCGAGCGGTCCCTGCGCCAGGCGGCGCTGTGGGAGGAGGTCTCGGACCGATTGGACGACAACGCCCTGGGTCTCTCTGGCGGCCAGCAACAGCGGCTCTGTATCGCTCGCTGTCTGGCCGTCGACCCCGACGTGATCCTGATGGACGAGCCCGCCTCCGCGCTGGACCCCATCGCGACCTCCAAGATCGAGGACCTCGTCGAGGAGCTCTCGAAGGAGTACACGGTCGTCATCGTCACCCACAACATGCAGCAGGCGGCCCGCATCTCCGATCAGACGGCCGTCTTCCTCACCGGCGGCGAACTCGTCGAGTACGACGACACCGACAAGATCTTCGAGAACCCCGAGAGCCAGCGCGTCGAGGACTACATCACCGGTAAGTTCGGGTGA
- a CDS encoding TrmB family transcriptional regulator, producing the protein MDRDTLKRALENADLTNYEAEAYLTLVDYGRLPAVDVAKKSDIPTSQVYDTLRSLESKGFVETIDHDRLHAEPSDPVDILTHLRERGELFTNAAEELEDRWEQPDLSDHRVGVVKHADTVLEHTRNQIREAEIGIEVALTADQFESLRAELTRAAERGVVVHAAVYYEPDLADRSEDWDLAASGIEIHVVKIPGPFLAVLDRTQTFFAPNSRAKEDYGILINDSILSFINHWYFQTCLWYSWDPLTAGQQTPKIYISLKEFIRDIAPLYADGATVTVTVSGIDTETREARELTGTVTDIYYPNVFVNDSPSLERLSTYSIVWVDTGVDELSVGGWGAVFEDFEAQTITLDAISFENAGQA; encoded by the coding sequence ATGGACCGCGACACGCTGAAACGAGCGCTGGAGAACGCCGACCTCACGAACTACGAGGCGGAGGCGTACCTGACGCTTGTCGACTACGGACGACTCCCGGCAGTCGATGTCGCCAAGAAGTCCGACATCCCGACATCACAGGTGTACGACACGCTCCGGTCACTGGAGTCGAAGGGGTTCGTCGAGACTATCGACCACGACCGGCTGCACGCCGAACCGTCGGACCCGGTCGACATCCTCACACACCTCCGGGAGCGGGGCGAACTGTTCACGAACGCCGCCGAGGAGCTGGAGGACCGCTGGGAACAGCCGGATCTCAGTGACCACCGGGTCGGCGTCGTCAAGCACGCCGACACGGTGCTCGAACACACCCGCAACCAGATCCGGGAGGCCGAAATCGGGATCGAGGTGGCGCTGACGGCCGACCAGTTCGAGTCGCTCCGGGCCGAACTCACACGGGCCGCGGAGCGGGGCGTCGTCGTCCACGCCGCCGTCTACTACGAACCCGACCTGGCCGATCGGAGCGAGGACTGGGACCTCGCTGCGTCCGGCATCGAGATCCACGTCGTGAAGATCCCGGGACCGTTCCTGGCGGTGCTCGACCGGACGCAGACGTTCTTCGCGCCCAACTCCCGGGCGAAAGAGGACTACGGCATCCTCATCAACGACAGCATCCTCTCGTTTATCAACCACTGGTACTTCCAGACCTGCCTCTGGTACTCCTGGGACCCGCTGACGGCGGGCCAGCAGACACCGAAGATCTACATCAGTCTCAAGGAGTTCATCAGGGACATCGCGCCGCTGTACGCCGACGGTGCGACGGTCACCGTCACCGTCTCGGGGATCGACACGGAGACACGCGAGGCACGGGAACTCACTGGAACGGTCACGGACATCTACTACCCGAACGTCTTCGTCAACGACTCGCCGTCGCTCGAACGACTCTCGACGTACTCGATCGTCTGGGTCGATACGGGTGTGGACGAACTCTCGGTGGGAGGCTGGGGAGCAGTGTTCGAGGACTTCGAGGCACAGACGATCACGCTCGACGCGATCTCGTTCGAGAACGCCGGTCAGGCGTAG
- a CDS encoding MBL fold metallo-hydrolase, with amino-acid sequence MTVRHDGLTVEWLGYATIRLAGADTVVYVDPGRYGVLTGEWEPFEGGVGHPPARDYDARDGDIVCVSHVHHYDPDAIERVAAPDATVVAFEGIGGRDRERDLRPLSDLPYEVRQVGATDRLSVDGTDIWTTPAYNEPDGPHTRPNGTPYHPEGFGCGFLAVVEGTHCFWPGDTDVLPGHRTVETSLFCPPIGQRFTMDRHEAARLAATIDPDLVVPVHYNTFSTLAADSRAFAADVAAAGIPVALDEQ; translated from the coding sequence ATGACGGTCAGACACGACGGGCTCACCGTCGAGTGGCTCGGCTACGCGACGATCCGACTCGCCGGCGCCGACACTGTCGTCTACGTGGACCCGGGCCGCTACGGCGTCCTGACCGGAGAGTGGGAGCCCTTCGAGGGCGGCGTCGGCCACCCGCCGGCGCGGGACTACGACGCCCGCGACGGCGACATCGTCTGTGTCAGCCACGTCCACCACTACGACCCCGACGCGATCGAACGGGTCGCAGCGCCCGACGCCACGGTCGTTGCCTTCGAGGGAATCGGCGGGCGCGACCGGGAACGGGACCTCCGCCCCCTGTCGGATCTGCCCTACGAAGTCCGGCAGGTCGGCGCCACCGACCGGCTCAGCGTCGACGGCACCGATATCTGGACGACGCCGGCGTACAACGAACCCGACGGGCCACACACCCGGCCGAACGGGACGCCCTACCACCCCGAGGGGTTCGGCTGTGGCTTCCTCGCCGTGGTCGAGGGGACCCACTGTTTCTGGCCGGGCGACACCGATGTTCTGCCCGGCCACCGGACCGTCGAGACCTCGCTGTTCTGTCCCCCGATCGGCCAGCGGTTCACGATGGACCGCCACGAGGCCGCACGGCTCGCGGCGACGATCGACCCCGATCTGGTGGTGCCGGTCCACTACAACACCTTCTCGACGCTGGCCGCGGACTCGCGGGCCTTCGCCGCCGACGTGGCCGCCGCCGGTATCCCGGTCGCCCTGGACGAGCAGTGA
- a CDS encoding NUDIX domain-containing protein translates to MTPRPVVTCFLRADGEVLLLRRSDAVGSYAGRWGGVAGHVAADGEDPTAPDRDPEAAARAEIAEETGLERAVTLVRQGEPFPVEDDSDQWLVYPFLFDCDSRGVRTNAETVETAWVQPPEILRRETVPRLWLSYDRVRPRVATVREDRTHGSSWLSMRALEVLRDEAAVVAEGHRADGTRPERTGDDWDGLAALARSLRDARPSMAVLANRIDRTMLAASDERSPRAVETAASRAVEQACAVDREAAQVAAETLPERIATLSRSGTVSAAIHEAAPEAVLVAESRPGREGVAVAESLAAATDVTLTTDAALAFELVDWDAEAVVVGADRILPDGRVVNKVGTRAAALSAAAADCAVFVAAASDKIAPDDGYDLEPRERTELYDGTADVAVANPTFDVTPADAVTAVLTEQGRLDGEEVRAVAAAHREWTTWDRS, encoded by the coding sequence ATGACTCCCCGGCCGGTCGTCACCTGCTTCCTCCGAGCGGACGGCGAGGTGCTCCTGTTGCGCCGCAGCGACGCCGTCGGCTCGTACGCCGGCCGGTGGGGCGGCGTGGCCGGACACGTCGCAGCTGACGGCGAAGACCCGACAGCACCGGACCGGGACCCGGAGGCCGCGGCACGGGCGGAGATCGCCGAGGAGACCGGGCTGGAGCGTGCGGTCACGCTGGTCCGACAGGGCGAGCCGTTTCCGGTCGAGGACGACTCGGACCAGTGGCTCGTCTACCCGTTCCTCTTCGACTGTGACTCCCGTGGGGTTCGGACGAACGCGGAGACGGTCGAGACGGCCTGGGTCCAGCCCCCGGAGATCCTCCGCCGGGAGACGGTCCCGCGGCTCTGGCTGTCCTACGACCGGGTCCGCCCGCGCGTGGCGACGGTCCGCGAGGACCGGACCCACGGCTCCTCGTGGCTGTCGATGCGCGCGCTGGAGGTTCTCCGGGACGAGGCGGCGGTCGTCGCCGAGGGACACCGGGCGGACGGCACGCGGCCCGAACGGACCGGCGACGACTGGGACGGGCTGGCGGCCCTGGCGCGGTCGCTGCGGGACGCCCGGCCATCGATGGCCGTCCTGGCCAACCGGATCGACCGGACGATGCTGGCCGCGAGCGACGAGCGGTCGCCACGGGCCGTCGAGACCGCCGCCAGCCGCGCGGTCGAACAGGCCTGTGCCGTCGACCGCGAGGCCGCCCAGGTCGCCGCCGAGACCCTGCCCGAACGGATCGCGACGCTCTCGCGGTCTGGAACCGTCAGCGCCGCGATCCACGAGGCCGCGCCCGAGGCGGTCCTGGTCGCCGAATCACGCCCGGGCCGGGAAGGCGTGGCCGTGGCCGAGTCGCTGGCGGCGGCGACGGACGTGACGCTGACGACCGACGCCGCCCTGGCGTTCGAACTCGTCGACTGGGACGCCGAAGCCGTGGTCGTCGGCGCCGACCGAATCCTGCCCGACGGTCGGGTGGTCAACAAGGTCGGGACGCGGGCGGCGGCACTGTCGGCCGCGGCCGCGGACTGTGCGGTGTTCGTCGCCGCCGCGAGCGACAAGATCGCTCCCGACGACGGCTACGACCTCGAACCGCGAGAGCGGACAGAACTGTACGACGGCACGGCCGACGTGGCCGTCGCGAACCCGACCTTCGACGTGACGCCGGCCGACGCGGTGACGGCGGTGCTGACCGAACAGGGCCGGCTTGACGGCGAGGAGGTCCGCGCCGTCGCCGCCGCCCACCGGGAGTGGACCACCTGGGATCGGTCCTGA
- a CDS encoding PhoU domain-containing protein: METRKIQQVGGGTYTVSLPKEWAQQAEVSAGTVVDLHTHIDGLLVIQADDCDHGATGPVEIQVPSDGADAVEQTLRAAYAAGAEEIRLTAPQGFSDDQRRVVDRVARNLTGVAVAEESPTEVTVRTMLDAAEVSISQSVRQLQFVALSMHRDAAAALTGEKTVEQPADRDDQADRLYAMIERHFERGLSKLDEVDALGLTRPELFQLWATARELERVADHAERIARVAARLESPVTGDLADELEAIAATAQRTVEDGIRVVIDDAGADTARQALSARDRVRADATDLDRRLFEAPESDYRLTHVVDSLERTAEHGGNVAELGLRRAVRTGSLAPAADPADASD, encoded by the coding sequence ATGGAGACACGCAAGATCCAGCAGGTCGGTGGCGGAACGTACACCGTGTCCCTGCCCAAGGAGTGGGCCCAGCAGGCCGAGGTCTCCGCCGGTACCGTCGTGGACCTCCACACGCACATCGACGGTCTGCTCGTCATCCAGGCCGACGACTGCGACCACGGCGCGACCGGCCCCGTAGAGATCCAGGTCCCCTCCGACGGCGCGGACGCGGTCGAACAGACGCTGCGAGCGGCCTACGCCGCCGGCGCCGAGGAGATCCGGCTGACGGCACCACAGGGGTTCTCGGACGACCAGCGCCGCGTCGTCGACCGGGTGGCTCGGAACCTGACAGGCGTCGCCGTCGCCGAGGAGTCCCCGACCGAGGTGACCGTCCGGACGATGTTAGACGCCGCGGAGGTCTCGATCAGTCAGTCGGTCCGCCAGCTCCAGTTCGTCGCGCTGTCGATGCACCGGGACGCCGCCGCGGCGCTGACCGGCGAGAAGACGGTCGAGCAGCCGGCCGACCGCGACGACCAGGCCGACCGGCTGTACGCGATGATCGAGCGCCACTTCGAGCGCGGCCTCTCGAAGCTCGACGAGGTCGACGCGCTGGGACTCACCCGACCCGAACTGTTCCAGCTGTGGGCGACCGCCCGCGAGCTCGAACGGGTCGCCGACCACGCCGAACGGATCGCCCGCGTCGCCGCCCGGCTGGAGTCGCCCGTCACCGGCGATCTCGCCGACGAACTGGAAGCGATCGCCGCCACGGCACAGCGGACGGTCGAAGACGGGATCCGCGTCGTCATCGACGACGCCGGTGCGGACACCGCCCGCCAGGCGCTGAGCGCGCGCGACCGCGTCCGGGCCGACGCGACCGACCTCGATCGACGGCTGTTCGAGGCCCCCGAGAGCGACTACCGACTCACACACGTCGTCGACAGCCTCGAACGGACCGCCGAACACGGCGGCAACGTCGCCGAACTCGGCCTCCGACGGGCGGTCCGGACGGGTTCGCTCGCCCCGGCGGCCGATCCGGCGGACGCCAGCGACTGA
- the phoU gene encoding phosphate signaling complex protein PhoU, translating to MSRESYRERLAALRADVVAMGDLVVERLERALESLRTGDDELARAVIDGDSEINERYLALEGNCIDLFALQQPVASDLRFVATSFKVLTDLERIGDLATNLANYGLAATAEVVPEVAIDDIGTDATRLVERALAAYRTDDADACRAIAADDDEIDALCQHASETVVRDLIEREATDDGLWSVEQVLDDVSRVLLTIRDLERIADHAVNIAARTLYMVETSTELIY from the coding sequence GTGTCGAGGGAGTCCTACCGGGAACGGCTGGCGGCGCTGCGAGCGGACGTGGTCGCGATGGGCGACCTCGTCGTCGAGCGCCTGGAGCGGGCACTGGAGAGTTTGCGGACCGGCGACGATGAACTGGCCCGGGCGGTCATCGACGGCGACAGCGAGATCAACGAGCGGTATCTCGCGCTCGAAGGAAACTGTATCGACCTCTTTGCCCTCCAGCAGCCGGTCGCCAGCGACCTCCGGTTCGTGGCGACCTCGTTCAAGGTTCTGACGGACCTCGAACGGATCGGTGATCTGGCGACGAACCTCGCCAACTACGGGCTCGCAGCCACTGCCGAGGTCGTCCCCGAGGTCGCCATCGACGACATCGGAACCGACGCGACTAGGCTCGTCGAGCGGGCGCTCGCGGCCTATCGGACCGACGACGCCGACGCCTGTCGCGCGATCGCGGCCGACGACGACGAGATCGACGCGCTCTGTCAGCACGCCAGCGAGACGGTCGTCCGGGACCTCATCGAGCGGGAGGCCACCGACGACGGACTCTGGTCGGTCGAGCAGGTGCTCGACGATGTCTCACGGGTCCTGTTGACGATCCGCGATCTCGAACGAATCGCCGACCACGCGGTCAACATCGCCGCACGGACACTGTACATGGTCGAAACGAGCACGGAACTCATCTATTGA
- the pstC gene encoding phosphate ABC transporter permease subunit PstC — MLDEAQVDARELLLGGDAAEGSLLAVGASAATLVATILVFLFRPAIALPMLMAFVIVTAVGWVTYQAEIARMLTLIATVLTVLTVTFITLFLFATAMPAFLEHGLGLLLVPIQNGEIRWFFGLQRVLPASETFWNPLSGAYSLIPAIWGTVVVTLIAGAIAGPLGLFGALFIAEVASDGLREVIKPGVEVLAGIPSIVYGFIGFQVLNSFIQTSFLDDGASFLIAGVVVGVMALPTVVSVGEDALSSVPDSMGDGSIAMGATKWQTMKSISIPAAFSGISAGVILGLGRAIGETMAVAAIMAAGVGLADPLFDVFDASATLTSLIAVNYGSASESTVDVLFVAGVMLFVIVAGMSIVSQYIERRMQEKLKGQQ; from the coding sequence ATGTTAGACGAAGCACAGGTCGACGCGCGCGAACTACTCCTGGGTGGGGACGCGGCGGAGGGGTCGCTGCTGGCGGTCGGGGCCTCGGCCGCGACGCTGGTCGCGACCATCCTCGTGTTCCTGTTCAGGCCGGCGATCGCGCTCCCGATGCTGATGGCGTTTGTCATCGTGACAGCCGTCGGTTGGGTGACGTATCAGGCGGAAATCGCACGGATGCTGACGCTGATCGCGACGGTGTTGACGGTGTTGACGGTGACGTTCATCACCCTCTTCCTGTTCGCGACGGCGATGCCGGCGTTCCTCGAACACGGACTGGGACTACTGTTGGTCCCGATCCAGAACGGGGAGATCCGGTGGTTCTTCGGGCTGCAGCGGGTGCTGCCGGCCAGCGAGACGTTCTGGAACCCACTCAGCGGCGCCTACTCGCTGATCCCGGCGATCTGGGGAACCGTCGTCGTCACCCTCATCGCGGGCGCGATCGCGGGGCCGCTTGGCCTCTTTGGCGCGCTCTTTATCGCCGAAGTCGCCAGCGACGGTCTGCGCGAGGTCATCAAGCCCGGCGTCGAGGTGCTGGCTGGCATCCCGTCGATCGTCTACGGCTTCATCGGCTTCCAGGTGCTCAACAGCTTCATCCAGACCTCGTTCCTCGACGACGGCGCGAGCTTCCTCATCGCGGGCGTGGTCGTCGGCGTGATGGCCCTGCCGACGGTCGTCTCCGTCGGCGAGGACGCCCTCTCGTCGGTGCCCGACTCGATGGGTGACGGCTCGATCGCGATGGGCGCCACCAAGTGGCAGACGATGAAGTCCATCTCGATCCCGGCCGCGTTCTCGGGCATCTCGGCCGGCGTGATCCTCGGACTCGGTCGGGCGATCGGCGAGACGATGGCCGTGGCCGCGATCATGGCCGCCGGTGTCGGGCTGGCCGACCCGCTGTTCGATGTCTTCGACGCCAGCGCGACGCTGACGAGCCTGATCGCCGTCAACTACGGCAGCGCCTCGGAGAGTACGGTCGACGTGCTGTTCGTCGCCGGCGTCATGCTGTTCGTCATCGTCGCCGGCATGAGCATCGTCTCACAGTACATCGAGCGCCGGATGCAGGAGAAGCTCAAGGGGCAACAATGA
- the pstA gene encoding phosphate ABC transporter permease PstA encodes MSDAYAAQNRLVSAESNYYDRGLDVVIATSVVAFAVAMITLIDLVPLDASGAGLGEFFGLLLAVVVGGVGLTGLAAWTNVVPVTSRRVRGIALGLVVSTLGMTVAAYALPVTLATLLGGLLVLEAVGITVAGLASRMAVVDTEPNMTAGLLAGGAFGTIGLAIGAVLGGTLLGFGSLTWLVAAVAVGALLFALTVLPREDIGSTVPTAIVVGTLGVTIATAAIGVGWQWNPESLSGGFTGGAVIPVFVLAASILTAWAAAKARAGFGARGREFGAFLVINLNAFLMVAVMITIVVFVTLKGVAYAFHGFTIGALAALVAITPLLVLAVAVARQPAGTSDWHTGARQFFRLLPLAGVGSLVAVLASVAVTGRALSLPFTYTVLVNRQEQALETAVSVTPEPVVGALLLVAPALLLFVYFFRQYGNLRNVGTTIEAVERVRQTVPLAVAVTVGLTGLLAIVGESPLGIPIGGTLGLALVFVGALASGGLAVLPLAGSLTGEGALADRAIDNAPMFTVGVFGGLGLLTAVVFLQPAATVAPSVGPANLVPVIALLGVVASLGVAVLTTVARRAADESIQRRLLADETRLGLTAAAGYAALLGLHVAATGIPFTVLGVSVANGGSLSFPMAMQPYIPLGAEPGGIFPAVVGTVWLVVGATLFAVPLGVGAAVFLTEYAEQGKFTALVEIATNALWSTPSIVFGLFGAAFLIPRLGGDESLLAGMLVLGFMLLPLVLITSREAIKAVPDQYRDASAALGVTRWETIRSVVLPAAMPGVITGVILGVGRIAGETAPLILVLGSTLNSTEAVSVIDGFRFVARPPFVVNDALMSASASLPTQVWAVIAAGVSGSPSMGWATAFILLMVVLTFYAVGITARTYFRRKLNYE; translated from the coding sequence ATGAGCGACGCCTACGCAGCCCAGAACCGACTGGTCAGCGCGGAGTCGAACTACTACGACCGCGGCCTGGATGTCGTCATCGCCACCAGCGTGGTGGCGTTCGCGGTCGCGATGATCACCCTGATCGATCTCGTCCCTCTGGACGCCAGCGGCGCGGGTCTGGGCGAGTTCTTCGGCCTGTTGCTGGCCGTCGTCGTCGGCGGCGTCGGCCTCACCGGGCTCGCCGCCTGGACGAACGTCGTCCCCGTCACCTCACGGCGGGTCCGTGGAATCGCACTGGGACTGGTCGTCAGCACGCTCGGGATGACCGTCGCCGCGTACGCGCTCCCGGTGACGCTCGCGACGCTGTTGGGCGGACTGCTCGTCCTGGAAGCGGTCGGCATCACGGTCGCCGGACTCGCCTCGCGGATGGCCGTCGTCGACACCGAGCCGAACATGACCGCCGGCCTGCTCGCCGGCGGCGCGTTCGGCACGATCGGCCTGGCGATCGGCGCGGTGCTTGGCGGGACGCTGCTCGGGTTCGGCTCGCTCACGTGGCTCGTCGCCGCCGTCGCGGTCGGGGCGCTCCTGTTCGCGCTCACCGTCCTCCCGCGGGAGGACATCGGATCGACGGTCCCGACGGCCATCGTCGTCGGGACGCTGGGGGTCACCATCGCGACGGCGGCCATCGGCGTCGGCTGGCAGTGGAACCCCGAGTCGCTCTCGGGCGGGTTCACGGGCGGCGCGGTCATCCCGGTGTTCGTCCTCGCCGCGTCGATCCTCACGGCCTGGGCGGCCGCGAAGGCCCGGGCGGGCTTCGGTGCCCGGGGTCGGGAGTTCGGTGCCTTCCTCGTCATCAACCTCAACGCCTTCCTGATGGTCGCGGTGATGATCACCATCGTCGTCTTCGTGACGCTCAAGGGCGTGGCCTACGCCTTCCACGGCTTCACGATCGGAGCGCTCGCGGCGCTGGTCGCGATCACGCCCCTGCTCGTCCTCGCCGTCGCCGTCGCCCGCCAGCCCGCGGGGACGAGCGACTGGCACACCGGTGCCCGGCAGTTCTTCCGGCTCCTCCCGCTGGCGGGCGTCGGCTCGCTCGTGGCCGTCCTCGCGTCGGTCGCGGTAACCGGGCGCGCGCTGTCGCTGCCGTTTACCTACACTGTGCTGGTCAACAGGCAGGAACAGGCCCTCGAGACGGCCGTCTCGGTGACGCCGGAACCGGTCGTGGGCGCACTCCTGCTCGTCGCGCCGGCGCTGCTCCTGTTCGTCTACTTCTTCCGGCAGTACGGGAACCTCCGGAACGTCGGGACGACGATCGAGGCGGTCGAGCGGGTCAGGCAGACGGTCCCCCTGGCGGTCGCGGTGACCGTGGGCCTGACTGGCCTGCTGGCGATCGTCGGCGAGTCACCGCTTGGCATCCCGATCGGTGGGACGCTCGGACTGGCACTCGTGTTCGTCGGCGCGCTCGCGTCTGGCGGACTCGCGGTGTTGCCGCTCGCGGGCAGCCTGACCGGCGAGGGCGCGCTCGCCGACCGAGCGATCGACAACGCGCCGATGTTCACCGTCGGCGTGTTCGGCGGGCTCGGCCTGCTGACGGCGGTCGTCTTCCTCCAGCCGGCGGCGACGGTCGCCCCGAGTGTCGGCCCGGCGAACCTCGTTCCCGTGATCGCACTGCTGGGCGTGGTCGCCTCGCTGGGCGTCGCTGTGCTGACGACCGTCGCCCGCCGGGCGGCCGACGAGTCGATCCAGCGGCGACTGCTCGCCGACGAGACGCGGCTCGGCCTGACCGCGGCGGCCGGCTACGCCGCCCTGCTGGGCCTCCACGTCGCCGCGACCGGGATCCCGTTCACCGTCCTGGGCGTCTCGGTCGCCAACGGTGGATCGCTGTCGTTCCCGATGGCGATGCAGCCGTACATCCCGCTAGGTGCCGAACCCGGCGGCATCTTCCCGGCGGTGGTCGGCACCGTCTGGCTCGTCGTCGGCGCGACGTTGTTCGCGGTCCCGCTGGGCGTCGGTGCCGCCGTCTTCCTCACCGAGTACGCCGAACAGGGGAAGTTCACCGCGCTGGTCGAGATCGCCACGAACGCCCTCTGGAGCACGCCCAGTATCGTCTTCGGGCTGTTCGGGGCCGCGTTCCTCATCCCCCGGCTGGGCGGTGACGAGTCACTGCTGGCCGGGATGCTCGTCCTCGGGTTCATGCTCCTCCCGCTGGTGTTGATCACCTCGCGAGAGGCGATCAAGGCCGTCCCGGACCAGTACCGCGACGCCAGCGCGGCGCTGGGTGTCACCCGCTGGGAGACGATCCGTAGTGTGGTCCTCCCGGCAGCGATGCCCGGCGTCATCACCGGCGTCATCCTCGGCGTCGGCCGCATCGCGGGCGAGACGGCCCCGCTGATCCTGGTGCTTGGCTCGACGCTGAACTCGACGGAGGCCGTCTCGGTGATCGACGGCTTCCGCTTTGTCGCCCGGCCGCCCTTCGTCGTCAACGACGCGCTGATGTCGGCGTCGGCATCGCTGCCGACCCAGGTGTGGGCAGTGATCGCCGCCGGCGTCAGCGGCTCCCCCTCGATGGGGTGGGCGACCGCGTTCATCCTGCTGATGGTCGTTCTCACCTTCTACGCCGTCGGAATCACCGCACGAACCTACTTCCGGAGGAAGCTGAACTATGAGTAA
- a CDS encoding substrate-binding domain-containing protein, which translates to MAHDSDRVSRRTFIATTGATGIAAVAGCSSGSSSSDGGSGSDGESSDGESSEDTPTETATEEMEEETESGSGGAVSALESGGSSTVYPVANTGASYWNANRPASDSEYWPYADYGIETDKALADYWAGLYGFEPGEDGDPPFNVTAGLSHSGTGVEKVMNGQHDIGNSSGNVEDELPDRDSYEQFVDHVVAVDGQPLVVSQEIADAGVEQITGDQLKDLYKGRISNWSELGGPDREIQVLGRVKGSGTRTSFVSNVFGNPEEDTTVANRFGQNQRLAQAIAQADNAISYLALAFINTDGLSPIALEWEGTTYAYQDDENGLDSTAYPLSRDLHMYTWEGTSMKEASFINMILHDFGQDIFVAPNNYFTLGARRQEEGKAKLPEQTPV; encoded by the coding sequence ATGGCGCACGACTCAGACCGGGTTTCGCGGCGGACGTTTATCGCAACGACAGGTGCAACCGGTATCGCTGCAGTGGCCGGTTGTTCGAGCGGTTCCAGTTCCAGTGACGGCGGCTCTGGCTCCGACGGCGAGAGCTCCGACGGCGAGAGCTCCGAGGACACGCCGACGGAGACGGCGACCGAGGAGATGGAAGAGGAAACCGAGAGTGGCTCGGGCGGCGCCGTCTCGGCGCTCGAATCCGGTGGCTCCTCGACGGTCTACCCCGTCGCGAACACCGGTGCCTCCTACTGGAACGCAAACCGGCCGGCCAGCGACTCCGAGTACTGGCCGTACGCGGACTACGGTATCGAGACGGACAAGGCCCTCGCCGACTACTGGGCGGGCCTGTACGGCTTCGAGCCGGGCGAGGACGGCGACCCGCCGTTCAACGTCACCGCGGGACTGTCCCACTCCGGGACCGGCGTCGAGAAGGTCATGAACGGCCAGCACGACATCGGTAACTCCTCGGGGAACGTCGAAGACGAACTGCCGGACCGTGACTCCTACGAGCAGTTCGTCGACCACGTCGTCGCAGTCGACGGCCAGCCGCTGGTCGTCTCCCAGGAGATCGCCGACGCCGGCGTCGAGCAGATCACCGGTGACCAGCTCAAGGACCTCTACAAGGGCCGTATCAGCAACTGGAGCGAACTCGGCGGGCCGGACCGCGAGATCCAGGTGCTGGGCCGTGTCAAAGGCTCCGGGACCCGGACCTCCTTCGTCTCGAACGTCTTCGGCAACCCCGAGGAAGACACCACGGTCGCCAACCGCTTCGGCCAGAACCAGCGCCTCGCCCAGGCGATCGCTCAGGCGGACAACGCGATCAGCTACCTCGCGCTGGCGTTCATCAACACGGACGGGCTCTCCCCCATCGCCCTCGAATGGGAAGGGACGACCTACGCCTACCAGGACGACGAGAACGGCCTCGACTCGACGGCGTACCCGCTCTCGCGTGACCTGCACATGTACACGTGGGAAGGCACCTCGATGAAGGAGGCCTCGTTCATCAACATGATCCTCCACGACTTCGGGCAGGACATCTTCGTCGCCCCGAACAACTACTTCACCCTCGGCGCGCGGCGTCAGGAAGAAGGGAAAGCGAAGCTCCCCGAGCAGACCCCGGTCTGA